A region from the Triticum urartu cultivar G1812 chromosome 1, Tu2.1, whole genome shotgun sequence genome encodes:
- the LOC125508496 gene encoding uncharacterized protein LOC125508496, whose protein sequence is MAGATLAAARFPAAVALLRTRRSPVVAVPLAPSGLRHHRRSVAMAAGAAPSPIPASDPLPKGSDLFFRSVLSNMQKVYLSRNPTAEKILDLVHSYDGDHICFDHFAFRTFGVDGYGINSLAEFFTDFGYESREELRFPAKKLRALWFSPPNNDGYTRAGIYGPLPRIFISELLVDELSAPSQEIIRKYIKTSANGNKYAVLASTFGELTWEKPTYSDFQVLSRESEYAGWTLVNGYALNHATVSTHRLESDIRSISKFNKFVEDNGFKLNTEGGILKVSPDGLLQQSSTVADSSLFTFADGITESIPRSYIEFAERLPLPQFRDLQDEEVKEHHRRDGFEVGNADKIFESTSKDQLTRRSA, encoded by the exons ATGGCCGGCGCGACCCTCGCCGCCGCGAGATTCCCCGCGGCCGTTGCGCTCCTCCGCACTCGCCGCTCCCCCGTGGTCGCCGTGCCGCTCGCCCCGTCCGGtctccgccaccaccgccgcaGCGTCGCCATGGCCGCCGGCGCCGCGCCCTCACCCATTCCCGCCTCCGATCCGCTTCCCAAG GGTTCTGATCTATTTTTCCGGTCAGTTCTCTCAAACATGCAAAAAGTTTATTTGAGCAGGAATCCAACTGCCGAAAAGATTCTGGACCTTGTCCATTCTTACGATGGGGACCACATTTGTTTTGATCACTTTGCTTTCAGAACATTTGGG GTTGATGGTTATGGTATAAACTCACTTGCTGAATTTTTTACTGATTTTGGTTACGAGTCTCGTGAAGAACTACGGTTCCCAGCGAAAAAACTAAGAGCACTATGGTTCTCCCCTCCCAACAATGATGGATACACCAGAGCTGGTATATATGGACCTTTGCCAAGGATATTCATTTCTGAACTTCTTGTAGATGAGCTGAGTGCTCCGAGCCAG GAAATTATACGGAAATACATCAAAACATCAGCTAATGGAAATAAATATGCTGTTCTTGCAAGTACATTTGGAGAACTGACATGGGAGAAGCCCACTTATTCTGATTTCCAGGTTTTATCTAG GGAAAGTGAATATGCTGGATGGACTCTTGTTAATGGCTATGCACTGAACCATGCCACAGTCTCCACTCATCGCTTAGAGTCAGATATTAGAAGTATTAGTAAATTCAACAAATTTGTAGAGGACAACGGGTTCAAGTTAAATACAGAAGGAGGAATTTTGAAAG TGAGTCCTGACGGTCTCCTCCAGCAAAGCTCAACTGTTGCTGATTCATCATTATTTACTTTTGCGGATGGAATCACTGAATCTATTCCACGTTCCTATATTGAATTTGCTGAACGGCTGCCACTTCCACAGTTCAGAGATTTGCAAGATGAAGAG GTCAAGGAACACCACAGGCGCGATGGTTTTGAGGTGGGCAATGCAGACAAGATATTTGAGAGCACTTCAAAGGATCAGCTTACCAGAAGATCTGCATAA